The Anabas testudineus chromosome 11, fAnaTes1.2, whole genome shotgun sequence genome has a segment encoding these proteins:
- the LOC113155256 gene encoding C2 calcium-dependent domain-containing protein 4C-like — protein MSAVKSGSSLRNLVLTPERIPDFLIPSRSPLLLLSPRCHRSSLDRTRLLSDHDDDSPAEAPPGPAASPRFRLRLLPPRIRAARRAAARATDSADTDLTTRAAMSLPHVEKVTTPYGFRAVLAASPCTRRRESLFHRNKPATVSESTDQQVQDPDPQDLTNSPPGAGPLRSRVSFRPVKALGLQVVKELKRPAAALKGRRTETR, from the coding sequence ATGTCGGCCGTTAAATCCGGATCGTCTCTGCGGAATCTGGTTCTGACTCCAGAACGGATCCCGGACTTCCTCATCCCGTCCCGCAGTCCGCTTCTGCTGTTGTCGCCGCGGTGCCACCGCAGCTCCCTGGACCGGACCAGACTGCTTTCCGACCACGATGACGACAGTCCGGCCGAGGCCCCGCCGGGCCCCGCGGCCTCCCCCCGGTTCCGACTCCGCCTGTTGCCGCCTCGGATCAGAGCTGCGCGCCGCGCCGCCGCGCGCGCGACAGACTCTGCGGACACCGACCTGACGACGCGCGCGGCCATGTCGCTTCCGCACGTGGAGAAGGTGACCACGCCCTACGGCTTCCGCGCCGTGCTAGCCGCGAGCCCGTGCACGCGCCGGCGGGAGTCCTTGTTTCACCGCAACAAACCGGCGACGGTCTCGGAGTCCACGGATCAGCAGGTACAGGATCCGGATCCGCAGGACCTGACGAACTCTCCTCCTGGTGCCGGTCCCCTCAGGTCCCGGGTCTCTTTCCGGCCAGTGAAAGCTCTCGGGCTGCAGGTCGTGAAGGAGCTGAAGAGACCTGCAGCCGCTCTGAAGGGTCGGAGGACCGAGACCCGCTGA